One genomic window of Notamacropus eugenii isolate mMacEug1 chromosome 6, mMacEug1.pri_v2, whole genome shotgun sequence includes the following:
- the LOC140510267 gene encoding nuclear cap-binding protein subunit 2-like isoform X5: MGDKKDQEKLLKKSCTLYVGNLSFYTTEEQIYELFGKSGDIKKIIMGLDKVKKTACGFCFVEYYSRADAENAMRYINGTRLDDRIIRTDWDAGFKEGRQYGRGRSGGQVRDEYRKDYDAGRGGYGKMCKINE, from the exons ATG GGTGACAAGAAGGACCAAGAGAAGTTATTGAAGAAAAGCTGTACCCTGTACGTTGGGAACCTGTCTTTTTATACCACTGAGGAGCAGATCTATGAGCTCTTTGGGAAAAGTGGTGACATCAAGAAAATTATCATGGGCCTAGATAAAGTGAAGAAAACAGCATGTGGGTTCTGCTTTGTGGA ATACTACTCCAGAGCAGATGCTGAAAATGCCATGCGCTACATTAATGGGACCCGCCTGGATGATCGCATTATCCGAACAGACTGGGACGCAGGCTTCAAAGAGGGCCGACAGTATGGACGAGGACGATCTGGGGGCCAG GTACGAGATGAGTATCGAAAGGACTACGATGCTGGCAGAGGAGGCTATGGGAAAATGTGCAAAATCAACGAGTGA
- the LOC140510267 gene encoding nuclear cap-binding protein subunit 2-like isoform X1 translates to MFFLISAFCFPGFLPVSVLLMPVPFFCDYLQFILYTSLFYSFLYAAFSLGCELLEGRDYFQPLFTCPWLSPEPSTWHVLSNRWMIGLISVGFGADVCEEGPGSWNSDSGGPGQAWDVAMISLKFQGDKKDQEKLLKKSCTLYVGNLSFYTTEEQIYELFGKSGDIKKIIMGLDKVKKTACGFCFVEYYSRADAENAMRYINGTRLDDRIIRTDWDAGFKEGRQYGRGRSGGQVRDEYRKDYDAGRGGYGKMCKINE, encoded by the exons atgttcttcctcatctctgctttctgcttccctggcttccttccagtctcaGTCCTCCTAATGCCTGTTCCTTTCTtctgtgattatctccagtttatcctgtatacatctttattttacagttttttGTATGCTGCCTTCTCATTAggttgtgaactccttgagggcagggactattttcagCCTCTCTTTACATGCCCATGGCTCAGCCCAGAGCCTAGCACGTGGCATGTGCTAAGTAACCGCTGGATGATTGGACTGATTTCTGTGGGCTTTGGTGCTGATGTGTGTGAAGAGGGTCCTGGGTCCTGGAACAGTGATTCTGGTGGCCCAGGCCAGGCGTGGGATGTAGCcatgatttctctgaaattccaGGGTGACAAGAAGGACCAAGAGAAGTTATTGAAGAAAAGCTGTACCCTGTACGTTGGGAACCTGTCTTTTTATACCACTGAGGAGCAGATCTATGAGCTCTTTGGGAAAAGTGGTGACATCAAGAAAATTATCATGGGCCTAGATAAAGTGAAGAAAACAGCATGTGGGTTCTGCTTTGTGGA ATACTACTCCAGAGCAGATGCTGAAAATGCCATGCGCTACATTAATGGGACCCGCCTGGATGATCGCATTATCCGAACAGACTGGGACGCAGGCTTCAAAGAGGGCCGACAGTATGGACGAGGACGATCTGGGGGCCAG GTACGAGATGAGTATCGAAAGGACTACGATGCTGGCAGAGGAGGCTATGGGAAAATGTGCAAAATCAACGAGTGA
- the LOC140510267 gene encoding nuclear cap-binding protein subunit 2-like isoform X4, with amino-acid sequence MGDKKDQEKLLKKSCTLYVGNLSFYTTEEQIYELFGKSGDIKKIIMGLDKVKKTACGFCFVDARYYSRADAENAMRYINGTRLDDRIIRTDWDAGFKEGRQYGRGRSGGQVRDEYRKDYDAGRGGYGKMCKINE; translated from the exons ATG GGTGACAAGAAGGACCAAGAGAAGTTATTGAAGAAAAGCTGTACCCTGTACGTTGGGAACCTGTCTTTTTATACCACTGAGGAGCAGATCTATGAGCTCTTTGGGAAAAGTGGTGACATCAAGAAAATTATCATGGGCCTAGATAAAGTGAAGAAAACAGCATGTGGGTTCTGCTTTGTGGA TGCAAGATACTACTCCAGAGCAGATGCTGAAAATGCCATGCGCTACATTAATGGGACCCGCCTGGATGATCGCATTATCCGAACAGACTGGGACGCAGGCTTCAAAGAGGGCCGACAGTATGGACGAGGACGATCTGGGGGCCAG GTACGAGATGAGTATCGAAAGGACTACGATGCTGGCAGAGGAGGCTATGGGAAAATGTGCAAAATCAACGAGTGA
- the LOC140510267 gene encoding nuclear cap-binding protein subunit 2-like isoform X2, producing the protein MSGGLLSALDSDSYVQLGQYRDQHFRGDKKDQEKLLKKSCTLYVGNLSFYTTEEQIYELFGKSGDIKKIIMGLDKVKKTACGFCFVDARYYSRADAENAMRYINGTRLDDRIIRTDWDAGFKEGRQYGRGRSGGQVRDEYRKDYDAGRGGYGKMCKINE; encoded by the exons ATGTCGGGCGGGCTCCTGAGCGCGCTGGACAGCGACTCCTACGTGCAGCTGGGCCAGTACCGCGACCAGCACTTCCGG GGTGACAAGAAGGACCAAGAGAAGTTATTGAAGAAAAGCTGTACCCTGTACGTTGGGAACCTGTCTTTTTATACCACTGAGGAGCAGATCTATGAGCTCTTTGGGAAAAGTGGTGACATCAAGAAAATTATCATGGGCCTAGATAAAGTGAAGAAAACAGCATGTGGGTTCTGCTTTGTGGA TGCAAGATACTACTCCAGAGCAGATGCTGAAAATGCCATGCGCTACATTAATGGGACCCGCCTGGATGATCGCATTATCCGAACAGACTGGGACGCAGGCTTCAAAGAGGGCCGACAGTATGGACGAGGACGATCTGGGGGCCAG GTACGAGATGAGTATCGAAAGGACTACGATGCTGGCAGAGGAGGCTATGGGAAAATGTGCAAAATCAACGAGTGA
- the LOC140510267 gene encoding nuclear cap-binding protein subunit 2-like isoform X3, which translates to MSGGLLSALDSDSYVQLGQYRDQHFRGDKKDQEKLLKKSCTLYVGNLSFYTTEEQIYELFGKSGDIKKIIMGLDKVKKTACGFCFVEYYSRADAENAMRYINGTRLDDRIIRTDWDAGFKEGRQYGRGRSGGQVRDEYRKDYDAGRGGYGKMCKINE; encoded by the exons ATGTCGGGCGGGCTCCTGAGCGCGCTGGACAGCGACTCCTACGTGCAGCTGGGCCAGTACCGCGACCAGCACTTCCGG GGTGACAAGAAGGACCAAGAGAAGTTATTGAAGAAAAGCTGTACCCTGTACGTTGGGAACCTGTCTTTTTATACCACTGAGGAGCAGATCTATGAGCTCTTTGGGAAAAGTGGTGACATCAAGAAAATTATCATGGGCCTAGATAAAGTGAAGAAAACAGCATGTGGGTTCTGCTTTGTGGA ATACTACTCCAGAGCAGATGCTGAAAATGCCATGCGCTACATTAATGGGACCCGCCTGGATGATCGCATTATCCGAACAGACTGGGACGCAGGCTTCAAAGAGGGCCGACAGTATGGACGAGGACGATCTGGGGGCCAG GTACGAGATGAGTATCGAAAGGACTACGATGCTGGCAGAGGAGGCTATGGGAAAATGTGCAAAATCAACGAGTGA
- the NCBP2AS2 gene encoding protein NCBP2AS2, which translates to MVLRRLLLSLINTQQLVERLAESRPIRRAAQLTAFAVLRAQLGAREATRSLRGPAARAARFGATLARELRRGLRERPQPPRGKDGPGRGPRG; encoded by the coding sequence ATGGTGCTGCGGCGTCTCCTGCTGTCCCTCATCAACACGCAGCAGCTCGTGGAGCGCCTGGCCGAGTCACGGCCCATCCGCCGCGCGGCGCAGCTCACGGCCTTCGCGGTGCTGCGGGCGCAGCTCGGGGCCCGGGAGGCGACGCGGAGCCTGCGGGGGCCCGCGGCACGCGCCGCGCGCTTCGGGGCCACCCTCGCCCGGGAGCTCCGCCGAGGCCTCCGGGAGCGGCCGCAGCCGCCCAGGGGCAAGGACGGCCCGGGCCGGGGGCCGCGAGGGTGA